The following coding sequences are from one Spirochaetales bacterium window:
- a CDS encoding aldo/keto reductase: MIQRKLGNQGLEVSVIGLGCMGMSDFYGSPNDPESTKTIHRALDLGCTFLDTADMYGPFTNEKLVGKAIKDRRDEVVLATKFGIQRREDGGFIGINGRPAYVKASCDASLRRLGVEVIDLYYQHRVDSEVPIEETVGAMAELVQAGKVKYIGLSEADPAVIRKAYTVHPISALQTEYSLWTRFPEDVILATTRELGIGFVSYSPLGRGFLTGRIKSLNDLQEGDWRRQNERFTQKNLEKNLALVKKVEALAAQKEITPAQLSLAWILAQGDDIVAIPGTRRISHLEQNLGSLDVTLTEEDIAYLNDLGEAAGDRYGEVSSPITENF, from the coding sequence TTGATTCAAAGAAAATTAGGTAACCAGGGTTTAGAAGTCTCCGTTATTGGGCTGGGTTGTATGGGAATGTCCGATTTTTATGGTAGCCCAAATGACCCGGAATCGACCAAGACCATTCATCGTGCGCTTGATTTAGGCTGCACGTTTTTGGATACAGCGGATATGTATGGTCCATTTACCAATGAAAAACTGGTCGGTAAAGCTATTAAAGATCGGCGAGATGAGGTCGTGCTGGCGACCAAGTTTGGCATTCAACGACGGGAGGATGGCGGGTTTATCGGGATAAACGGCCGTCCTGCGTATGTCAAAGCATCTTGCGATGCCTCGTTGCGGCGTTTGGGCGTCGAGGTGATAGACCTTTATTATCAGCATCGTGTTGACAGCGAGGTACCTATTGAGGAAACCGTAGGGGCGATGGCAGAATTGGTGCAGGCAGGCAAGGTCAAATATATTGGCCTCTCAGAAGCTGACCCTGCCGTTATTCGCAAAGCATATACCGTACATCCAATATCCGCCCTGCAAACTGAATACTCGCTCTGGACACGTTTCCCGGAAGATGTAATTCTTGCTACCACACGAGAACTGGGTATAGGCTTTGTTTCTTACAGCCCCCTTGGACGGGGTTTTTTAACAGGGCGTATCAAAAGCCTTAATGATTTGCAGGAAGGGGATTGGCGGCGTCAAAATGAGCGTTTTACCCAGAAAAATCTAGAGAAAAATCTCGCCCTGGTGAAAAAGGTCGAAGCGTTAGCCGCCCAAAAAGAGATAACGCCGGCACAGCTGTCATTGGCCTGGATTCTGGCGCAGGGTGACGACATTGTCGCTATTCCAGGCACACGCCGCATCAGTCACCTAGAGCAGAATCTTGGTTCTCTGGATGTAACTCTCACAGAGGAAGATATTGCTTATCTCAATGATTTAGGCGAAGCTGCCGGGGACCGGTATGGTGAAGTGTCATCGCCTATCACAGAGAATTTTTAA
- a CDS encoding class I SAM-dependent methyltransferase, which translates to MSNKKQFPILIRFFIKLFQIILYIPIQIIFIPFAIIGLIDGIYKEMAKSKKMGVSFSAGQALQYRWIMHYFNTRPDPLSVAFTKKFPCESHFGLWSIMGALIISQRIFGFTTRLGKLVEPGEETLASTAGIRVLAFDKIMRKYVDEIEQIVLPGVGFDLIALRFTEGKKVKVFELDQVNTLNIKVETLNKAGIKHDWITYIPVDYSNESWVDKLLGAGFDKTKKTLFLWESVSLFLEADIVRETLRKMSDLCADGSIIAQDFYSKAFSSGANSLAVKSQKNMIEKMGEPWKFGIDMSKDSKAAVESFLKACGLKMTNYIQFGEKLDMEPFYCIVEAEKL; encoded by the coding sequence ATGTCAAATAAAAAACAGTTCCCAATTTTAATTCGTTTCTTTATCAAGTTGTTTCAAATCATTCTTTATATTCCTATACAAATCATCTTTATTCCTTTTGCAATTATCGGACTAATAGATGGAATTTATAAAGAAATGGCTAAAAGCAAAAAAATGGGTGTCTCCTTCTCGGCAGGTCAAGCGCTTCAATACAGATGGATCATGCATTATTTTAATACCAGACCGGACCCACTTTCTGTTGCATTTACAAAAAAATTTCCGTGTGAATCACATTTTGGTTTATGGTCGATTATGGGGGCCCTTATTATTTCCCAGCGGATATTCGGCTTCACTACCAGGCTCGGTAAACTTGTTGAACCAGGTGAAGAGACTTTAGCTTCCACTGCGGGTATTCGGGTGCTCGCCTTTGACAAGATAATGAGAAAATATGTTGATGAAATTGAACAGATTGTCCTTCCAGGGGTTGGCTTTGATCTGATAGCTTTGCGCTTTACAGAAGGGAAAAAAGTAAAGGTTTTTGAACTCGACCAGGTTAATACATTAAACATCAAAGTTGAAACCTTGAATAAAGCAGGTATAAAGCATGATTGGATCACCTATATCCCCGTTGATTATTCAAACGAATCTTGGGTTGATAAACTATTGGGAGCTGGTTTTGACAAGACAAAAAAGACTTTGTTCCTTTGGGAAAGCGTTTCTTTATTTTTAGAAGCTGATATTGTCAGAGAAACACTTAGGAAAATGTCTGATTTATGTGCAGACGGAAGTATCATCGCTCAGGATTTTTATTCCAAGGCATTCAGTTCAGGTGCAAATTCACTTGCAGTAAAAAGTCAAAAAAATATGATAGAAAAAATGGGAGAACCTTGGAAATTTGGAATAGATATGTCAAAGGATTCCAAAGCAGCTGTCGAATCATTCCTGAAAGCATGTGGATTAAAAATGACAAATTATATTCAATTCGGTGAAAAACTGGACATGGAACCGTTCTATTGTATTGTTGAGGCTGAAAAACTGTAA
- a CDS encoding STAS domain-containing protein, translating into MDFNESFIDRFNATTQSGTRIDASFTPGTPGQLFIHVEGDIEIFNAHTFGEAIIETIRNNTECINSIIFDFHRVHYLSSAGVGAIIHILTIPESKELEIFFLSVNEKIQSVFRVLGFANLIHILKDDSFKAKFPIEIECPHCGKPVRLKKEGNNVCPHCDANFNTEK; encoded by the coding sequence ATGGATTTTAATGAATCGTTTATCGACCGTTTCAATGCGACAACACAGTCGGGAACCCGTATCGACGCGTCCTTTACACCGGGTACGCCCGGCCAGCTTTTTATCCATGTGGAAGGCGATATCGAGATATTCAACGCACATACATTCGGTGAAGCAATAATCGAGACAATAAGAAACAATACGGAATGCATCAATTCGATCATCTTCGACTTTCATCGCGTTCACTACCTGAGTTCCGCGGGGGTCGGCGCCATTATCCACATTCTCACCATTCCCGAAAGCAAAGAGCTTGAAATATTTTTTCTCAGCGTGAACGAAAAAATACAGTCCGTTTTCAGGGTTTTGGGGTTTGCCAATTTGATCCATATCCTCAAAGACGATTCCTTTAAGGCGAAATTTCCTATAGAAATCGAATGTCCGCATTGCGGTAAACCCGTTAGGCTCAAAAAAGAAGGAAACAACGTCTGCCCGCATTGCGACGCAAACTTCAACACCGAAAAGTAG